In one Stenotrophomonas maltophilia genomic region, the following are encoded:
- a CDS encoding autotransporter serine protease, whose product MERTTMARSVLAAALAMALTACGGGGGGGNVRVDPPPTTPPPAPPPPTTPPPPKPLEPAFDAHLSVTHAGAAQATGATGRGVRIGIVDSGVLRAAAALNGRVVANLTYIDPARNNLGVDDVVGHGTAVASLAAGAAVGRWPGGIAPGAQIVSARIISDKPPADDGSGQGNSFSGTLGVAQVHRDLISYNVKVMNNSWGGLYWTDLPTTAQVAGEYRPFVINHGGLVVFAAGNDARSEPSSLAALPGQAGVAGSRPAADLERGWLVATAVDPYAPDTLAGYANACGQAARYCLAAPGSAVYPDDAGTSYFWNYGTSFAAPLVSGAAALVWERYPYFDNNLVRQTLLGTAKDIGAAGVDPVFGYGLLDIGRAINGPGRFDWGDVIANVDAASTGSVWSNDIVGSGGLVKQGAGVLALTGNSSYSGATRIEGGVLSLRDGGVIRSGVSILPQADPSSSGLQFNGGTPRVVGNVTNGSSVFLTTANTTATIEGNYVQQAGAQLMIALGANALQVTGSARLDGGVHVHGFVDGYVPQDGTRQDLIHAAAGLTGTFSTAATSSGLQGLALLQTSYGYDSNNAWLNLTRISVTAAARGLDAGVQTTAARLEGAFVELDGNHALQDSPFGGAAAGLQRSTGLAATLESLSGKAHARAEAATFDSIDMSRRAVAARFDRVQALPALRGAWQSTLGEAGQGSFAGSATDSRGWMAGQDVPLGSHGLLGMAFGETRSNGGSAFNGDRGQDRQAQAQLYAGWSVGRGYALAQFGAGRFTRELDRQLLLGAGAYGVSARYGGRFSSASVESGYRFGTVGASLTPYVGASGTRVDTAAFNERGGFGFGLRGEANRAQRSQLLAGLRGERGWGRWTLRGHAEWQQRLQGAAGEWQASFVGVDAWAPLPGADSPRGSALLGLALESWWGRSGRLSLGIDQRVGGDDARQAALRYSAGF is encoded by the coding sequence ATGGAACGCACGACGATGGCACGGTCGGTCCTGGCAGCGGCGCTGGCGATGGCGCTGACGGCGTGTGGGGGCGGAGGTGGCGGTGGCAACGTGCGCGTTGACCCGCCGCCCACCACGCCGCCGCCTGCACCGCCGCCGCCGACCACGCCGCCCCCGCCCAAACCGCTGGAGCCGGCCTTCGATGCGCACCTGTCGGTCACCCATGCGGGTGCCGCGCAGGCCACCGGTGCCACCGGCAGGGGCGTGCGCATCGGCATCGTCGATTCGGGCGTGCTGCGCGCGGCCGCCGCGCTGAACGGGCGGGTAGTGGCCAACCTCACCTACATCGACCCTGCCCGCAACAATCTGGGCGTGGACGATGTGGTCGGCCATGGCACTGCCGTCGCCAGCCTGGCCGCGGGCGCAGCGGTCGGGCGCTGGCCCGGCGGCATCGCGCCCGGTGCGCAGATCGTGTCGGCGCGGATCATCTCCGACAAGCCGCCGGCAGACGACGGCAGCGGCCAGGGCAATTCCTTCAGCGGCACCCTCGGAGTGGCCCAGGTGCACCGCGACCTGATCAGCTACAACGTCAAGGTGATGAACAATTCCTGGGGCGGTCTGTACTGGACCGACCTGCCCACCACCGCCCAGGTCGCCGGCGAGTACCGGCCTTTCGTCATCAATCACGGCGGGCTGGTGGTGTTCGCCGCGGGCAACGACGCGCGCAGCGAGCCCAGCAGCCTGGCGGCGTTGCCGGGCCAGGCGGGCGTGGCAGGCTCGCGACCGGCTGCGGATCTGGAGCGCGGCTGGCTGGTGGCCACGGCCGTCGATCCCTACGCGCCGGACACGCTGGCCGGTTACGCCAATGCCTGCGGCCAGGCGGCGCGCTACTGTCTGGCGGCGCCGGGCAGCGCGGTCTATCCGGATGACGCGGGCACCAGCTACTTCTGGAACTACGGCACGTCCTTCGCCGCACCTCTGGTGTCGGGCGCGGCCGCGCTGGTGTGGGAGCGGTATCCGTACTTCGACAACAACCTGGTACGGCAGACCCTGCTCGGCACGGCCAAGGACATCGGCGCCGCCGGCGTGGACCCGGTGTTCGGCTACGGCCTGCTCGACATCGGCAGGGCCATCAACGGGCCGGGACGTTTCGACTGGGGCGACGTGATTGCCAATGTCGACGCAGCATCCACCGGTTCGGTCTGGAGCAACGACATCGTCGGCAGTGGCGGCTTGGTCAAGCAGGGCGCCGGCGTGCTGGCGTTGACCGGCAACAGCAGCTACAGCGGTGCCACCCGCATCGAAGGCGGTGTGCTGTCGCTGCGCGACGGCGGCGTGATCCGTTCCGGCGTGAGCATCCTGCCGCAGGCCGATCCATCATCCAGCGGCCTGCAGTTCAATGGCGGCACGCCCCGCGTGGTCGGCAATGTGACCAACGGCAGCAGCGTGTTCCTGACCACTGCCAACACCACGGCGACCATCGAAGGCAACTACGTTCAGCAGGCCGGCGCACAGCTGATGATCGCGCTGGGGGCCAACGCGCTGCAGGTCACCGGCAGCGCCCGTCTGGACGGTGGCGTGCACGTCCACGGATTCGTCGATGGCTACGTGCCGCAGGACGGTACCCGGCAGGATCTGATCCATGCTGCAGCCGGCCTGACCGGCACCTTCAGCACCGCGGCCACATCCAGTGGCCTGCAGGGGCTGGCCCTGCTGCAGACCAGCTATGGCTATGACAGCAACAACGCATGGTTGAACCTGACCCGGATCAGTGTCACCGCCGCTGCGCGTGGGCTCGATGCCGGTGTGCAGACAACTGCGGCGCGGCTGGAAGGCGCGTTCGTCGAACTGGACGGCAACCACGCGTTGCAGGATTCGCCATTCGGTGGTGCAGCGGCCGGCCTGCAGCGCAGCACGGGCCTGGCGGCCACGCTGGAGAGCCTGTCCGGCAAGGCCCACGCGCGTGCCGAGGCGGCGACCTTCGACAGCATCGACATGTCGCGACGCGCGGTGGCCGCCCGTTTCGATCGCGTGCAGGCTCTGCCTGCGCTGCGCGGTGCCTGGCAGAGCACGTTGGGCGAGGCAGGGCAGGGCAGTTTCGCTGGCAGCGCCACCGACAGCCGGGGCTGGATGGCCGGTCAGGACGTGCCGCTGGGCAGCCATGGCCTGCTGGGCATGGCGTTCGGTGAAACACGCAGCAACGGTGGCAGTGCCTTCAACGGTGATCGCGGGCAGGACCGCCAGGCGCAGGCGCAGCTGTATGCCGGCTGGAGCGTTGGGCGCGGTTATGCACTGGCGCAGTTCGGCGCAGGGCGGTTCACCCGCGAACTGGACCGGCAGCTGCTGCTGGGTGCAGGTGCCTACGGCGTTTCCGCGCGCTACGGCGGTCGATTCAGCAGCGCCAGTGTCGAAAGCGGCTATCGCTTCGGCACCGTCGGCGCGTCGTTGACACCGTATGTCGGTGCCAGTGGCACGCGGGTGGATACCGCGGCGTTCAACGAGCGCGGCGGCTTCGGTTTCGGCCTGCGGGGTGAAGCCAATCGTGCGCAGCGCAGTCAACTGCTGGCGGGGCTGCGCGGCGAGCGTGGCTGGGGACGCTGGACGCTGCGCGGGCACGCCGAATGGCAGCAGCGCCTTCAGGGCGCCGCCGGGGAGTGGCAGGCCAGCTTCGTCGGTGTCGACGCGTGGGCACCGTTGCCCGGTGCCGACTCACCGCGTGGCAGCGCCCTGCTCGGGCTTGCGCTGGAGTCGTGGTGGGGACGGAGTGGCCGTCTGAGCCTGGGCATCGATCAGCGTGTCGGCGGTGATGACGCACGGCAAGCGGCGCTGCGTTACAGCGCCGGGTTCTGA
- a CDS encoding thiolase family protein: MSNIVIAAAKRTAIGSFLGQFNGVPTPTLGAAAIAAALEQSGVPASDVSEVLMGCVLPANLGQAPARQAAIAAGIPLSVGASTLNKVCGSGMKTIMLGHDLIKAGSAKVVVAGGMESMSNAPHLLPNSRTGNRFGNFQAVDHMAHDGLVNAYDGKAMGEFAECAVDKYQFSREEQDAYAIESVKRAQAAQANGAFADEIVAVKVATRKGEVEVDTDEQPGRSDIAKIPTLRPAFKKDGSVTAASSSSISDGAAAVVLLTEEDAKARGITPLARIVGHATHSQEPEWFTTAPIGAIHALLQKTGWSLDQVDLFEINEAFAVVAMAPMRELGIPHDKLNVNGGACALGHPIGASGARLVVTLVNALRTRGGKRGIATLCIGGGEATAIAIELI, from the coding sequence ATGTCCAACATCGTCATCGCCGCCGCCAAACGCACCGCCATCGGCTCCTTCCTCGGCCAGTTCAACGGTGTGCCGACCCCGACCCTCGGCGCGGCCGCCATCGCCGCAGCGCTGGAGCAGTCCGGTGTCCCGGCCAGCGACGTTTCCGAAGTCCTGATGGGCTGCGTGCTGCCGGCCAACCTTGGCCAGGCGCCCGCCCGCCAGGCCGCGATCGCCGCCGGCATCCCGCTGTCCGTCGGTGCCAGCACCCTCAACAAGGTGTGCGGCTCGGGCATGAAGACCATCATGCTCGGGCATGACCTGATCAAAGCCGGTTCGGCCAAGGTCGTGGTTGCCGGCGGCATGGAGTCGATGTCCAACGCGCCGCACCTGCTGCCCAACTCGCGCACCGGCAACCGCTTCGGCAACTTCCAGGCGGTGGACCACATGGCCCACGATGGCCTGGTCAACGCCTACGACGGCAAGGCCATGGGTGAATTCGCCGAGTGCGCCGTGGACAAGTACCAGTTCAGCCGCGAGGAGCAGGACGCCTACGCCATCGAATCGGTCAAGCGCGCGCAGGCGGCGCAGGCCAACGGTGCGTTCGCCGACGAGATCGTCGCGGTGAAGGTGGCCACCCGCAAGGGTGAGGTCGAGGTCGACACCGATGAACAGCCCGGCCGCTCGGACATCGCCAAGATTCCGACCCTGCGCCCGGCGTTCAAGAAGGACGGCAGCGTGACCGCTGCCAGCTCGTCCAGCATTTCCGACGGCGCCGCCGCCGTGGTGCTGCTGACCGAGGAAGACGCCAAGGCCCGCGGCATCACCCCGCTGGCACGCATCGTCGGCCACGCCACGCATTCGCAGGAGCCGGAGTGGTTCACCACCGCACCGATCGGCGCCATCCACGCATTGCTGCAGAAGACCGGCTGGTCGCTGGACCAGGTGGATCTGTTCGAAATCAACGAAGCCTTCGCCGTGGTGGCGATGGCCCCGATGCGCGAACTGGGCATTCCCCATGACAAGCTCAACGTGAATGGTGGGGCCTGCGCATTGGGCCATCCGATCGGCGCATCCGGGGCACGCCTGGTGGTGACCCTGGTCAACGCCCTGCGCACGCGCGGTGGCAAGCGCGGCATTGCCACCCTGTGCATCGGTGGTGGCGAGGCGACCGCAATTGCCATCGAATTGATTTAA
- a CDS encoding acyl-CoA dehydrogenase family protein, whose product MSGPGFSSTAPFETHVVLNQPPPFAGRQLFTDDAALMEAVHREGAAAFVPRLAQYGALAGDELYRLGFDANRDRPRLRTHDAQGHRIDTVEFHPAYHQLMTAAKAHGVAGLSWHEPQPGAHVARAALSYLHHQAEAGTSCPLTMTHAAVAVLRSQPNLAEWARKAAAPVYDPRDVPVADKAGITLGMGMTEKQGGSDVRANTTRAEPIDGERYRLVGHKWFFSAPMCDGFLVLAQAPGGLTCLLMPRRLADGDRNAFRLVRLKDKLGDWANASSEVEFCGAQAWRVGEEGRGVATIIGMVMMTRLDCMLGAAAEMRMALAQALHHARYRRTFGRLLVEHPLMANVLADLALESEAATVLSMRIARAVDRASFDAGEAALARLGTALGKYWVCKRAATFVNEAQECLGGAGYVEESMLPRLYRQAPLNSIWEGSGNIQCLDVLRALAREPETLAALQGELSAVADRDARYAAALQRWVTTPAPEESQARMFCERTALLLQAALLLRARSPVADAFIRSRLGGEHGWVFGTLPAGLDLPEILARALP is encoded by the coding sequence ATGAGTGGACCGGGTTTCAGCAGCACTGCCCCCTTCGAGACCCATGTGGTGCTCAATCAGCCGCCACCGTTCGCCGGGCGCCAGCTGTTCACCGATGACGCAGCGTTGATGGAGGCGGTGCATCGCGAAGGCGCCGCAGCCTTCGTCCCGCGCCTGGCGCAGTACGGTGCGCTGGCCGGTGACGAGCTGTACCGGCTCGGATTCGATGCCAACCGCGACCGCCCGCGCCTGCGCACCCATGACGCGCAGGGGCATCGCATCGATACGGTGGAGTTCCATCCGGCCTACCACCAGCTGATGACCGCCGCGAAGGCGCATGGCGTGGCCGGCCTGTCCTGGCATGAGCCGCAGCCGGGTGCGCATGTTGCACGCGCGGCGCTGAGCTATCTGCACCACCAGGCCGAGGCGGGTACCAGTTGCCCGTTGACGATGACCCATGCGGCGGTAGCGGTGCTGCGGTCGCAGCCGAACCTGGCCGAATGGGCGCGCAAGGCCGCCGCACCGGTGTACGACCCGCGCGACGTACCGGTGGCCGACAAGGCCGGCATCACCCTGGGCATGGGCATGACCGAGAAGCAGGGGGGCTCGGATGTGCGCGCCAACACCACGCGAGCAGAGCCCATCGACGGCGAGCGCTATCGGCTGGTCGGCCACAAGTGGTTCTTCTCGGCACCCATGTGCGATGGCTTCCTCGTGCTGGCGCAGGCACCGGGCGGACTGACCTGTCTGCTGATGCCGCGCCGGCTTGCCGATGGCGACCGCAATGCATTCCGCCTGGTGCGGCTGAAGGACAAACTGGGCGATTGGGCCAACGCGTCCAGCGAGGTCGAGTTCTGCGGCGCGCAGGCGTGGCGGGTGGGCGAAGAGGGGCGTGGCGTGGCCACCATCATCGGCATGGTGATGATGACCCGCCTGGACTGCATGCTGGGTGCCGCAGCGGAAATGCGCATGGCGCTGGCGCAGGCGCTGCACCATGCCCGCTACCGCCGCACCTTCGGCCGGTTGCTGGTGGAGCATCCGTTGATGGCCAACGTGCTGGCCGACCTCGCACTGGAATCGGAAGCGGCGACGGTGCTGTCGATGCGCATCGCGCGTGCGGTGGACCGTGCGTCCTTCGATGCCGGCGAGGCGGCGCTGGCCAGGCTGGGCACGGCGCTGGGCAAATACTGGGTGTGCAAGCGGGCGGCGACCTTCGTCAACGAGGCGCAGGAATGCCTGGGCGGCGCGGGCTATGTGGAGGAATCAATGCTGCCGCGCCTGTACCGGCAGGCGCCGCTGAACTCGATCTGGGAAGGCAGTGGCAACATCCAGTGCCTGGATGTGCTGCGGGCACTGGCCCGCGAACCGGAGACGCTGGCCGCACTGCAGGGCGAGCTGTCGGCGGTGGCTGATCGCGATGCGCGCTATGCCGCTGCGCTGCAGCGCTGGGTAACGACCCCGGCACCGGAAGAGTCGCAGGCGCGGATGTTCTGCGAGCGCACCGCATTGCTGCTGCAGGCGGCACTGCTGCTGCGTGCACGCAGTCCGGTGGCGGATGCGTTCATCCGCAGCCGGCTCGGCGGTGAACATGGATGGGTGTTCGGCACCCTGCCGGCCGGGTTGGACCTGCCGGAAATCCTGGCGCGCGCGCTGCCGTAG
- a CDS encoding ligase-associated DNA damage response exonuclease, with protein sequence MAGNDDLVVLRPEGLYCAAGDFHIDPWRPVPRAVITHGHGDHARPGMGEYHCSTGSAPILRWRLGDVPLHAHAEGAPFALGRVQVSLHPAGHVLGSSQVRIDDGRQVWVASGDYKRQPDPTCTPFEVVPCDTFITEATFALPIYRWPDTAAVAAEIASWREECAQRGEAAVLLCYALGKAQRVLAELLARGEPPAWLHGAIANGVAVYRAAGIPMLDAIAVAEQGRQADAAGRLILAPPSAAGTPWLRRFGRHQLGFASGWMQLRGNRRRRNVDRGFVISDHADWPALLRTIEQTGARRVIATHGNTDALIPFLRERGVAAEAFRTDFGSEE encoded by the coding sequence ATGGCAGGCAACGACGATCTTGTGGTGCTGCGCCCGGAAGGGCTGTACTGCGCTGCTGGCGATTTCCACATCGATCCCTGGCGGCCGGTGCCGCGCGCGGTCATCACCCATGGCCATGGTGACCACGCGCGCCCGGGCATGGGCGAATACCACTGCAGCACGGGCAGCGCGCCGATCCTGCGCTGGCGGCTGGGCGACGTGCCGCTGCACGCGCATGCCGAGGGCGCACCCTTTGCGCTGGGCCGGGTGCAGGTGTCGCTGCATCCGGCCGGTCATGTGCTCGGCTCCTCGCAGGTGCGCATCGATGATGGCCGGCAGGTGTGGGTCGCCTCCGGTGACTACAAGCGCCAGCCCGACCCCACCTGTACGCCGTTCGAAGTGGTGCCCTGCGATACCTTCATCACCGAGGCGACCTTCGCCCTGCCCATCTACCGCTGGCCGGACACCGCAGCCGTGGCTGCCGAGATCGCGTCCTGGCGCGAGGAATGCGCGCAGCGCGGTGAAGCCGCCGTCCTGCTCTGCTATGCATTGGGCAAGGCCCAGCGCGTGCTGGCCGAGCTGCTGGCACGGGGCGAACCGCCGGCATGGCTGCACGGTGCCATCGCCAATGGCGTGGCCGTCTATCGCGCTGCGGGCATCCCGATGCTGGACGCGATCGCCGTCGCCGAACAGGGGCGCCAGGCCGATGCGGCCGGACGGCTGATCCTCGCCCCGCCCTCGGCCGCCGGCACGCCCTGGCTGCGCCGCTTCGGGCGCCACCAGCTGGGTTTCGCCTCCGGTTGGATGCAGCTGCGCGGAAACCGCCGGCGCCGCAACGTCGATCGTGGCTTCGTGATTTCCGACCACGCCGACTGGCCCGCGTTGCTGCGTACCATCGAGCAGACCGGCGCACGCCGCGTCATCGCGACGCATGGCAACACCGATGCGCTGATTCCGTTCCTGCGCGAACGCGGCGTCGCCGCGGAGGCTTTCCGCACCGATTTCGGGAGCGAGGAATGA
- a CDS encoding ATP-dependent DNA ligase — protein MKAFAALYQRLDRSTATLDKRAALVDYFRHARPHDAAWALFLLSGGKVGGARRKIAASGELRRWIGEEAGLPAWLVEDSYAQVGDLAETLTLLLDDPTAMAPDRPLADWIEQHLLAVANQPEPERRAAVVEGWRQLPANERLVFNKLLTGALRVGVSQRLVQQALAELSGLDIARIAQRMLGTWVPSPTLLAQLLSPEELPLDRQQPYPFFLASPLEGEPGDRLGSIDDWLLEWKWDGIRLQLLRRRGEVALWSRGEERLDGRFPEIEQAAALLPEGSVLDGELLAWDEPADLPKAFTALQTRIQRRKPGATTLRTTPVRMLAYDLLERDGNDLRALPLQQRRVQLAELLGTLGDARIQLSPEVPGGDWARAAALRDAARERGVEGLMLKRRNSAYQSGRRRGDWWKWKVDPLTIDAVLLYAQAGHGRRSTLYTDYTFGVWDGDALVPVAKAYSGLDDQEILALDRWIRANTRERFGPVRSVRAEQVFELGFEAVNRSARHKSGIAVRFPRILRWRHDKPASEADQLATLQALAR, from the coding sequence ATGAAGGCCTTCGCCGCGCTGTACCAACGCCTTGATCGCAGCACCGCCACGCTGGACAAGCGCGCGGCGCTGGTCGATTACTTCCGTCACGCGCGACCGCACGATGCGGCCTGGGCCCTGTTCCTGCTCAGTGGTGGCAAGGTCGGGGGGGCGCGCCGGAAGATCGCTGCCAGCGGCGAGCTGCGCCGCTGGATCGGCGAGGAAGCCGGACTGCCTGCGTGGCTGGTCGAGGACAGCTATGCGCAGGTCGGCGATCTGGCGGAGACACTGACCCTGCTGCTGGACGACCCAACGGCAATGGCGCCGGACCGCCCTCTGGCCGACTGGATCGAACAGCATCTGCTGGCCGTGGCCAATCAGCCCGAGCCCGAGCGACGTGCAGCCGTGGTCGAGGGCTGGCGCCAGCTGCCCGCGAACGAACGCCTGGTGTTCAACAAGCTGCTGACCGGTGCACTGCGCGTCGGCGTGTCGCAGCGGCTGGTCCAGCAGGCACTGGCCGAACTGTCCGGACTGGACATCGCGCGCATCGCGCAGCGCATGCTGGGCACCTGGGTGCCCTCGCCCACCCTGCTCGCACAGTTGCTGTCGCCGGAAGAACTGCCGCTGGACCGTCAGCAGCCGTATCCGTTCTTCCTCGCTTCGCCGCTGGAAGGTGAGCCCGGTGATCGCCTGGGCAGCATCGACGACTGGCTGCTGGAATGGAAATGGGACGGCATCCGCCTGCAGCTGCTGCGTCGTCGCGGCGAGGTGGCGCTGTGGTCGCGTGGCGAAGAGCGCCTGGACGGCCGGTTCCCCGAGATCGAGCAGGCCGCCGCACTGCTGCCGGAGGGATCGGTGCTGGATGGCGAACTGCTGGCCTGGGATGAGCCGGCCGATCTTCCGAAAGCTTTCACCGCCCTGCAGACCCGCATCCAGCGCCGCAAGCCGGGCGCCACCACGCTGCGTACGACACCGGTGCGGATGCTGGCCTACGACCTGCTCGAACGCGACGGCAACGACCTGCGTGCATTGCCGCTTCAGCAGCGGCGCGTGCAGCTGGCGGAACTGCTCGGCACGCTCGGCGATGCGCGCATCCAGCTGTCGCCGGAGGTGCCCGGCGGGGACTGGGCACGGGCGGCCGCGCTGCGCGACGCGGCGCGCGAGCGCGGCGTGGAGGGCCTGATGCTGAAGCGCCGCAACTCAGCGTATCAGTCCGGCCGGCGCCGTGGTGACTGGTGGAAGTGGAAGGTCGATCCACTCACCATCGATGCCGTGCTGCTGTACGCACAGGCCGGCCATGGCCGGCGCAGCACGCTGTACACCGATTACACCTTCGGCGTATGGGACGGCGATGCGCTGGTTCCGGTGGCCAAGGCCTACTCGGGCCTGGACGATCAGGAAATCCTCGCCCTCGATCGCTGGATCCGCGCCAACACCCGCGAGCGCTTCGGGCCGGTACGCAGCGTCCGCGCCGAGCAGGTGTTCGAACTCGGCTTCGAGGCGGTCAACCGCAGTGCACGGCACAAATCAGGAATCGCCGTGCGTTTTCCGCGCATCCTGCGCTGGCGCCACGACAAGCCGGCCAGCGAGGCCGATCAGCTGGCGACGCTGCAGGCCCTGGCACGATGA
- a CDS encoding ligase-associated DNA damage response DEXH box helicase has translation MTRSEALQRLNGWFASRGWKPLPFQRAMWRHYLAGESGLLHTPTGSGKTLAMFGGPLLQAMIAPAPAPARPSAVRPLQVLWVTPLRALASDTARALQSVVDGLGLGWRVGLRSGDASQRERRLAREGRIDVLVTTPESLALLLTYPDTLPRMHQLRCVVVDEWHELLGNKRGVLLQLNLALLRDTTPALQLWGLSATLGNLPQARDVLLPDRPDAPIVEGARQRPVTVSSLLPAPGERFPWAGHLGLAQLPRVLEALMTARSSLLFTNTRAQAELWHQALAAVWPEDAATLALHHGSLDPALRQQVEDGLRAGAMRCVVATSSLDLGVDFPEVDQVLQLGSPKGVARLRQRAGRARHRPGASGRILCVPSHALELAEYAAVRRALRDGVVEARRPPTLSLDVLAQHAVSRALAGGFTSRSLLAQVRRTHAFAQLGDAQWQAVLDFIVQGGRALAQYPDFHKVVLDADGYHRVHDRRQALRHRLSIGTISSDGAVRVQFLRGGGLGSVEEQFASRLRRGDRFQFAGRMLELVQLRDMTAYVRLARKGGEGTVPRWQGGQLPLSMPLGRELEAVLSGADDSAESRWLAPLMALQSRLSARPSPAHLLLEDVRRREGQFVFVYPFAGRHIHEALAALLALRCTRRQRNSIGYAVNDHGLVLAPTQPIELQAEQWKELFTADQLLEDLRAAVNLGELARRQFRGIARVAGLLVPSLPGGAPRSLRQLQASAGLLYDVLREHDPDHLLLALAEHEVLQDSLDLPGLQQVLKRIGTQSLSLQHPASLTPLGFPLWAERLRGQFSNEDWRTRVLRAAQQLERRHGR, from the coding sequence ATGACGCGGAGCGAGGCCCTGCAGCGGCTGAACGGCTGGTTTGCCAGCCGCGGCTGGAAACCCCTGCCCTTCCAGCGCGCCATGTGGCGTCACTACCTGGCAGGCGAATCGGGCCTGCTGCATACCCCCACCGGCAGCGGCAAGACGCTGGCGATGTTCGGCGGACCGCTGCTGCAGGCGATGATCGCGCCCGCACCCGCACCCGCCCGCCCCAGCGCGGTGCGCCCATTGCAGGTGCTGTGGGTGACCCCGCTGCGTGCCCTGGCCAGCGACACCGCACGCGCACTGCAATCGGTCGTCGATGGCCTGGGCCTGGGGTGGCGCGTGGGCCTGCGCAGCGGCGACGCCAGCCAGCGCGAGCGGCGCCTGGCGCGCGAAGGGCGCATCGACGTGCTGGTGACCACGCCCGAATCACTGGCACTGCTGCTCACCTACCCCGATACCCTGCCACGCATGCATCAGCTGCGCTGCGTGGTGGTCGACGAATGGCATGAACTGCTGGGCAACAAGCGCGGCGTGCTGCTGCAGCTGAATCTTGCACTGCTGCGCGACACCACGCCTGCGTTGCAGCTGTGGGGATTGTCGGCCACGCTGGGCAATCTGCCGCAGGCGCGCGACGTGCTGCTGCCGGACCGGCCGGACGCACCCATCGTCGAAGGCGCGCGCCAGCGTCCGGTCACCGTCAGCAGCCTGCTGCCGGCACCGGGCGAGCGCTTTCCCTGGGCCGGACATCTTGGCCTGGCGCAGCTTCCGCGCGTGCTGGAAGCGCTGATGACCGCGCGCAGCAGTCTGCTGTTCACCAACACGCGGGCGCAGGCCGAACTGTGGCACCAGGCGCTGGCGGCGGTGTGGCCGGAGGATGCCGCCACGCTGGCGTTGCACCACGGTTCGCTGGACCCCGCACTGCGTCAGCAGGTGGAAGACGGCCTGCGCGCCGGTGCGATGCGCTGCGTGGTTGCCACCTCCAGCCTGGATCTGGGCGTCGATTTTCCCGAAGTGGACCAGGTACTGCAGCTTGGCAGTCCGAAGGGCGTGGCGCGGCTGCGCCAGCGCGCCGGCCGTGCCAGGCATCGCCCCGGCGCCAGCGGCAGAATCCTGTGCGTGCCCAGCCATGCGCTGGAACTGGCCGAGTACGCCGCCGTCCGCCGCGCGCTGCGCGACGGCGTGGTTGAAGCCAGGCGACCGCCAACTCTGTCGCTGGACGTGCTCGCCCAGCATGCGGTCAGCCGCGCGTTGGCGGGGGGATTCACCAGCCGCTCGCTGCTGGCGCAGGTGAGGCGCACGCACGCATTCGCGCAGCTGGGCGACGCGCAATGGCAGGCTGTCCTGGACTTCATCGTGCAGGGTGGACGGGCACTGGCGCAGTACCCGGACTTCCACAAGGTCGTGCTCGACGCGGACGGCTACCATCGCGTGCACGACCGCCGCCAGGCCCTGCGCCATCGCTTGTCAATCGGCACCATCAGCAGCGATGGCGCCGTGCGTGTGCAGTTCCTGCGCGGCGGTGGCCTCGGCTCGGTGGAAGAACAGTTCGCCAGCCGCCTGCGCAGAGGCGATCGATTCCAGTTCGCCGGGCGCATGCTGGAGCTGGTGCAGCTGCGCGACATGACCGCCTATGTGCGCCTGGCCCGCAAGGGCGGTGAAGGCACCGTCCCGCGCTGGCAGGGTGGCCAGCTGCCCCTGTCGATGCCGCTCGGGCGCGAACTGGAAGCGGTGCTGTCCGGCGCGGACGACAGCGCCGAGTCGCGCTGGCTGGCCCCTCTGATGGCACTGCAGTCGCGCCTGTCTGCCCGGCCATCGCCTGCGCACCTGCTGCTGGAAGATGTGCGGCGCCGCGAAGGCCAGTTCGTGTTCGTCTATCCCTTTGCCGGACGCCACATCCACGAGGCACTGGCGGCGTTGCTGGCGCTGCGCTGCACGCGCCGGCAGCGCAACAGCATCGGCTATGCCGTCAATGACCACGGGCTGGTGCTGGCACCGACGCAGCCGATCGAGCTGCAGGCGGAGCAATGGAAGGAACTGTTCACGGCCGATCAGCTGCTTGAGGACCTGCGTGCCGCCGTCAATCTGGGCGAGCTCGCGCGACGCCAGTTCCGCGGAATCGCACGCGTCGCTGGCCTGCTGGTACCCAGCCTGCCCGGCGGCGCGCCGCGCTCGCTGCGCCAGCTGCAGGCCTCGGCTGGACTGCTGTACGACGTGCTGCGCGAGCACGACCCCGATCATCTGCTGCTGGCATTGGCCGAGCATGAAGTGCTGCAGGACAGCCTGGATCTGCCGGGCCTGCAGCAGGTGCTCAAACGCATCGGTACGCAGTCACTGTCACTGCAGCATCCCGCCTCGCTGACACCGCTGGGCTTCCCGCTGTGGGCCGAGCGCCTGCGCGGACAGTTCAGCAACGAAGACTGGCGCACCCGCGTGCTGCGTGCCGCACAGCAGCTGGAGCGACGCCATGGCCGATGA